The genomic DNA TGACAGGCGGTCCCCATGCAGACGCGGATGATGTACTTGCCGCGCGGCTTCAGGTGAAACTGGGCGTAGAAGGTCAACACCCCGTAGATCTGACTGGAGTAGACGTTGAGCCGCTCGGCGACCAGGTCCACGGTCGGTTCGGGCACGTAGCCGTAGAATTCCTGGATACCCTGGAGGACGGGCATCAAAGCCCCCTTCATGTCCAGGAACTTGTCGATCACCTGGTTCGCCCCGGTGAGATCGACTTCCTCTTCCTGGACGTTGTCCGCAACTTCGCTCATGAAGCCACCTCTTACCTCGGTTGAACGTTAACGGTCGATTTCACCCAGAACGATATCCAGGGTGCCGATGACGGCGACGACGTCGGCGATCAGGGAGCCTTCGCACATCTTGGGCAGGGCCTGGAGATTGATGAAGGAGGCGGGGCGGATCTTCATCCGGTACGGCTTTGCGGATCCGTCCGAGATGAGGTAGTAGCCGACCTCCCCCTTGGGATTCTCCACCCCCACGTAGACCTCGCCCGGTTCGGCCTTGAAGCCCTCGCTGACGATCTTGAAGTGGTGGATGAGCCCCTCGATGGAATTGACCGTGTCCTCCTTGGGCGGGAGGCAGATCTTGGGACAGTCGGCCAGGATCGGGCCGGGCTTCAGCCGGTCGAGGGCCTGGCGGATGATCTTGACGGACTCGCGCATCTCCTTGAGACGCGCATGGTAGCGAGCCCATGTGTCGCAGTCCTGCTCAACGATCACTTCGAAATCGTAGTTCTCGTAGCCGCTGTAGGGATTGTCCCGACGCAGATCCCAGTCGACCCCGGAGCCGCGCAGCGAAGGTCCGGTCACGCCGAGGTCGATGGCGTCCTCGGCGCTGATCACGCCGACGCCCTGGGTTCGCTTCTGCCAGATCTTGTTGCCGGTCAGCAGCCCCTCGTAGGTGTCGATATGGCCGGGCATGGTGTCGATGAACTCGCGGACCTCGCGCTCAAAGCCGTCCGGCAGGTCGGCGGAGAGTCCGCCGATGCGGAAGTAGTTGGAGGTCATGCGGGCGCCGGAGAGCTTCTCGTAGAACTCCATGATGTGCTCTCTCTCGCGGAAGCAGTAGAGGAACACGGTCATGGCGCCGATGTCGAGAGCGTGGCAGGCCAGCCAGATCAGGTGGCTCTTGAGCCGGGTCAGTTCGGCCATCAGCACACGAACGGTCTGGGCCCGGTCGGGAATCACGTCGGTGATCCCGACCAGCTTTTCCACGGCCAGCACGTAGCCCAGGTTGTTGTGCATCGGAGCCAGGTAGTCGAGCCGGTCGGTGAGCGGAAGGACCTGGTGGTAGGTACGGTGCTCCGAGAGCTTCTCCACCCCGCGGTGCAGGAAGCCGATATGGGGCGTGGCCTTCTTGACCACCTCGCCGTCGAGCTCGAGAATCAGCTGCAGCACCCCGTGAGTCGAGGGGTGCTGAGGCCCCATATTTACGGTCATTATTTCCGTCGTAGCCATCGTATGCCTCTTTTATGGGAAACGGTGATTATTCTGGAGAATACCTAGGAGAGCCGACCCTGGTAAGGTTCGCGGTCGGGGCCCTGCAGAGGGTAGTCTTTGCGCAGCGGATGCCCTTCCCAATCGGCGGCCATGAGAATGCGCCGCAGGTCGGGATGGTTGTTGAAGGAGATCCCCATCAGGTCCCAGCACTCGCGCTCGAGCCAGTTGGCCGTGGCCCAGACGCCGCAGACGGTATCGACCCGGCAGTCGTTCTCCTCGACCGGCACCTTCACCCGCAGGCGATCGTGGGTCTTGATGTTGTACATGTTGTAGACCACCATGAAGCGGGGCTCCTGCCCCAGGTAGTCGACCCCGCACAGGTCGCTCAGGAGGTTATAGCCCTGCTCTTTCTTCAGAAAAGAGCAGATGGCGACGATGTCCTCCTTCTTGACCGTGACCGTCGTCTCGCCGCGGAATTCCTTGACGTCGAGGACGGAAGCGGAGAACTTCCCTTTCAGTTTGCTTACGGCAGCATGCTCAGCCATATCTCTGTATCCCTATCCTTGGTTTGCTGTGCAAAAAGACAGATCCTAGGCCCCAGAGACCCTTTCGCCAACACCCAGGGCGGACCCGAAGGAGTTCTGCTCCTTCATGATCTTCTCCTGCAGCTTCATGAGGCCGTAGAGAAGACCTTCGGGCCGGGGAGGACAGCCGGGAATGTAGACATCGACCGGCAACTCCTCGTCGATCCCCTGGACGGTGCTGTAGGTGTCGAAAACGCCGCCGGAGCAGGCACAGGCGCCCATGGCGATGACATAGCGAGGCTCGGGCATCTGCTCGTAGACGGTCTTGATGACCGGGAGCATCTTCTTCGTGGCGGTGCCGGCGATGATGATGACGTCGGCCTGGCGCGGCGAGGCGCGGAACAGCACCCCGAAGCGGTCAAGGTCGAATCGGGCGGCGCCGGTGGCCATCATCTCGATGGCGCAGCAGGCCAGACCGAAGGTCATCGGCCACAGCGACCGGGACCGGGACCAGTTGACGAGTTTGTCAAGGCTGGTGGTGATGAAATTATTGCCAAGAGTCTGTTCTACTCCCATTCCAAGGCTCCTTTTTTCCAGACGTATACGTAGCCGACGAGAAGGATGCCGACAAAGACCCCCATCTCGATGAATCCGAACATCCCGAGCTTCTTGAACACGACCGCCCAGGGATAGAGGAACACCGCCTCGATGTCGAAGAGAATGAAGAGCATGGCGACAATGTAGAACTTGATGGAAACCCGCTCCCGGGCGGTGCCGATCAGCGGCATGCCGCATTCGTAGGGAGCCAGCTTGACGGCGGTGGGCTTCTTCTGGCCGATCAGCCGGGAGAAGACGACGGACCCCGCCGCGAACGCGAAGGCGAAGGCAACGAGGACGAGAATCGGTAAATAACTCTCGAGCATGAAATAACTCCTCCCAACGTGACGTGATGCTTTATGGACATACGGATAGTGTTTACGGCACACGAGCGGGCACAAATTAGATTAATTCCCACCTGATGTCAAGGGAAAAATACAGTATACTGTATACACATTTACCCCCCAAGGGAGGGGTTTTCACTGTATTTAGAGGGAGTTGGGGCGGGAGCGTGCTGGAGAGGGCAGGCGGAGGGGAATCCGCGGTCGAAAAAGGGGACCGGGCGGCCCACGGACTATTTGCGGGCGGCCTCAACGCGGTTCATGGCCGCCAGGAGAAATCCGAGGGAGATGAAGGCCCCCGGGGGAAGGATCATGAGCAGGAATGGCTGGTAGCCCCCGCCGAACAGGGAGATGCCGAGCAGGGTGCCGGAACCGAACACCTCGCGCACCGCGCCGAGCACGAACAGGGCCAGGGTGAAACCGAGCCCCATGCCGACCCCGTCGACGACCGAGGGGACCAGGGGTCGCTTTGAGGCGAAAGCCTCGGCGCGGCCGAGGATGAGGCAGTTGACGACGATCAGGGGTATGAAGATGCCGAGCGCCTTGTGCAGGTCGTAGAGGTAGGCCTCCATGGTCAGCTGGACCACGGTCACGAAGGAGGCGATGATCACGATAAAGGCGGGGATGCGCACCTTGGCCGGGATGACCTTTCGCAGCAGGGCGACGACGACGTTGGAGCAGATCAGGACGAAGGTCGTCGCCAGCCCCATGCCGGCGCCGTTTTCGGCGCTGGTGGTCACCGCCAGGGCCGGGCAGAGGCCGAGCAGCAGCTTGAAGACGGCATTCTCCCGCCAGAGCCCCTTGCTGAATTCCCGCATCAGACTCATTGCGTCCCCCCTTTGGTGCCGGCAATCTCGTCCCGGTGCTGCCGGTAGTACTCCAGACCGCTCCGCACCGCTCCCACGGTCGCCCGGGGGGAGATGGTCGCGCCGGTGATCTGATCGAAATCCCCGCCGTCCTTCTTGACCCGCCAGTCGGCGTTGTCCAGGTTCTTGCCGCGGAACGTGTCCTTGAACCAGGGCTCCTCGATCTTGTCGCCCAGCCCCGGGGTTTCCGCATGGGAGAGGATCTCGATGCCGGCCACGGTGCCGTCGGGCTCGACCCCCACCATGATGGTGATGTTGCCGCTGTAGCCGTCGGGCGCGGTCACCTTGAAAGCGACCCCGGCGAGATCTTCCCCCCGCCGCCCCCGGTAGAAGGTGCGTGTCAGCTCGCGCCCCTTGCGGTCGCGGCCGACGGAAAGGGCCACGGTGTCGGCGTCGGGGCTGTTGTCGATGGGCGGCCGCACCGCCTGCAGCGCCCGCAGGGTCTCCAGGCGCCGCTGCTCGGCGATCGGTTCCCGGGTGACCGTCTCCACCAGCGAGAGGACCAGGCCGGCGCCGGCGGCGATCAAGGTCAGGACAAAGGCGAGCCGAAACATTTCTTTCATGCCGTTCCCCTCATCTTCAGGCCCCTCCGGGGACGTGGCCGAACTTCCTGGGCCGGGTGTAGCGGTCGATGAGCGGGGTGGCGGCGTTCATCAGCAGGATGGCGAAGGAGACCCCCTCCGGATAACCGCCGAAGAGGCGGATCAGGACCGTGATGACCCCGCAGCCGACGCCGAAAACGACCATGCCGCGCCCGGTCACGGGCGAGCTGACCATATCCGTGGCCATGAAGAAGGCGCCGAGGACCATGCCGCCGGTCAGCAGGTGAAACAGGGGACTGGGATAGCGCCCCGGATCGACCATCCAGAAGATCCCGGAGAGGACCACCACGGTGCCGACGTAGGACAGGGGGGTGTGCCAGGTCAGGATCCGTTTCCAGAAGAGGTAGACGGCTCCGAGGAGCAGGGCCAGGGCCGAGACCTCGCCGATGCAGCCCCCCATGTTGCCGAGAAAATAGCTTCCCAGGCCGCCATTCAGACCTTCGGGCAGCCTGCCGGTCAGCATGACCGCCGTCTTCCACTCGCCGAGCGGGGTGGCGGCCGTCACCGCGTCGATCCCCGAGAAGAGAGGGGCCGGTGCGGTCCACGAGGTCATCTGCACCGGGAAGGAGATCAGCAGCACCACCCGCGCCACCAGGGCCGGGTTGAAGGGGTTGTAGCCCAGGCCGCCGTAGACCTGCTTGGCGACCACGATGGCGAAGGCGGCGCCGAGCAGGCAGAGCCACCAGGGGCTTTGGGGAGGCAGGTTGAGGGCAAGGAGGATGCCGGTCAGGGCGGCGCTGCCGTCGGCCACCGTCACCGGGCGCCCCATCGCCTTCTGGCACAGGGCCTCGAAGGCCACGCAGCCGGCGGTGCACAGAGTCAGCACCAGCAGGGCCGGCAGCCCGAAGAAGTAGACCGACACGGCGCAGGCGGGCAGCAGGGCGTAGATCACCGCGCGCATCACCTTGTCGGTGCTCTCCCCGCCCTGGATGTGGGGCGAGGATGAGAGATAGAGCTGCTTCTCCACGTCAGACCTTCCTTCTCTTGGCCAGGATGGCCGCCTTGGCGTGGCGGATGGCCTGCACCAGGGGAATGGCGGCGGGGCAGGTGTAGGCGCAGCATCCGCACTCGATGCAGTCCAGGGCGTCGTACCCCTCGGCCTCGTCGGCCATGTCGAGGCGCGCGTAGGCGGCGATGGTGGTCGGCATGATCCGCGCCGGGCAGACCTGCACGCAGCGGCCGCAGCGGATGCACGGCCCCTCGGGGGAGCGCGCCACGTCCTTTTCGCTGAAGAGCAGCAGCCCGGAGGTGCCCCGGGTGGCCGGGACCTCGAGGGACAACTGGGCGAGGCCCATCATCGGCCCGCCCATGATGATCTTGGCCGGCTCTCCGACCAGCCCCCCGCAGAACTCCACCATGTGGCGCAGGGGTGTTCCGACCCGCACCCGCAGGTTCTTCGGCTCGGCCACCGCACTGCCGCTGACCGTGGCGATGCGCTCGACCAGGGGCAGTCCGCGCATCACCGCGTCGCTGACCGCCGCGGCGGTACCGACGTTCTGCACCACCACGCCCACGTCCATGGGCAGCCCGCCGGAGGGGACCTCCCGCCCGGTCAGGGCCTTGATCAGCTGCTTCTCGGCGCCCTGGGGATACTTCACCTCCAGGGCCGCCACCTCGATGTCTCGCGACGCGCCGGCCCGGGCCATCGTCTCGATGGCGTCGGGCTTGTTGGCCTCGATGCCGACGATCGCCCGGCTCACGCCGAGGACCCGGCGCAGGATGTCGATGCCGTCGAGGACTTTTTCCGTCTCCTCCAGCATCAGCCGGTGGTCGGCGGTCAGGTAGGGCTCGCACTCCACCCCGTTGAGCACCAGGGTGTCGATCGGCTTCTCCTCCGGCGGGCAGAGCTTGACGTGGGTGGGAAAGGTGGCCCCCCCCATGCCGACGACCCCCGCGTCGCGGATCCGGTCGCGGATCTCGTCGATGCCGAGCGATGCCGGGTCGGCCCCTTCGAGTCCCTCCAGGGCGTCCTCGCCGTCGGGCCGGATCACCACCGCCGGCAGGTCCTTGCCCCAGGCGTGGGGGCGCGGCTCCACCGCGACCACCTCGCCGGAGGTGGAGGCATGCACCGGCACGGAGACGAAGCCCTTGGCCCGGCCGATCACCTGGCCCTTCAGGACCCGGTCGCCCTTCTCCACGCAGACCTCGGCCGGGGCGCCGATGTGCTGGGACAGGGGGATGATCAGCTCCTCGGGGAGAGGGCAGTCCTCCACCGCCTTGTCAGCGGTCCATTTCTTGTTGTCCGGCGGATGCAGGCCGCCGGGAAAGGTCTTCAGCTTCATATCTCTACCGCTCCGCCTCAGGCCGCCGGCCGCCGCAGGGGGACCGTGGGGGGGGCCAGTGCGCTCCCCTCGGGATAGCCCTCGGCGAAATCGCGGATGCACTTGGTGGGGCACTTCTCCACGGCCGGGGCGGCCTGGTCGCGCTTCTCGTAATTGACCCGGGCCAGGAATGTCTCGATCACGTAGGCCTCGGGGACGGTCTTGACGCAGATGTGGCAGCCGATGCACCCCACCTGGCAGTACTTGCGCACCGCCGCCGCCTTGTCGCGGCTGTTGCAGAGGACGTGAACGGTGGCGTCGAGGGGGGTCATGGCGATCACCTGCCGGGGGCAGGCGGCGATGCACTGCCGGCAGCCGGTGCACTTCTCGCGGCTGATCACCGCCAGGCCGTCGGGGGTCATCTCGATGGCGTCGAAGGGACAGACCCGGGCGCAGGTGCCGAGCCCGAGGCATCCGCCGGGGCAGGACTTGGGGCCGTCGGCCACCTTCTGGGCCGCGTTGCAGTCGTGCAGGCCGAGGTAGCGGTATTTGGTCTTGGCCTTGCGGTTGTCGCCCTGGCACAGCACCACCGCTACATGGGGCTCGGTCGCCTCCACCTCCACCCCCATGACGTGGCCGATCTGCTCCGAGGTCTCCGAGTCGGCGGCCGGGCACTCGTTGGGAGCGGCCGCTCCTGTCGCCACCGCCTTGGCGAAGGCGCCGCACCCCGGGTAGCCGCAGGCGCCGCAGTTGGCGCCCGAGAGCAGCTCGAGGATGGCCGCCTCGCGGGGATCGACCTCCACGGCGAACTTCTTGGCGGCAAAACCGAGGGCGGCCGCGGCCAGCAGGCCGATGCCGCCCAGACTGAGAACAGCTTCAAGCATCAACAGATCCTATACGAACGGGCTTCCGGCTTCCGGTGACGAGTCTTTAGCCCTTCACCAGCCCGGCGAACCCCATGAAGGCCAGGGAAAGGAGCCCCGCGGTCACCAGGGCGATGGCCGACCCCCGGAAGCTGGCGGGCACCGGCCCCAGGTCGACGCGCTCGCGCAGTCCGGCGAAGAGGACCA from Desulfuromonas sp. includes the following:
- a CDS encoding RnfABCDGE type electron transport complex subunit B, giving the protein MLEAVLSLGGIGLLAAAALGFAAKKFAVEVDPREAAILELLSGANCGACGYPGCGAFAKAVATGAAAPNECPAADSETSEQIGHVMGVEVEATEPHVAVVLCQGDNRKAKTKYRYLGLHDCNAAQKVADGPKSCPGGCLGLGTCARVCPFDAIEMTPDGLAVISREKCTGCRQCIAACPRQVIAMTPLDATVHVLCNSRDKAAAVRKYCQVGCIGCHICVKTVPEAYVIETFLARVNYEKRDQAAPAVEKCPTKCIRDFAEGYPEGSALAPPTVPLRRPAA
- a CDS encoding NADH-quinone oxidoreductase subunit C codes for the protein MAEHAAVSKLKGKFSASVLDVKEFRGETTVTVKKEDIVAICSFLKKEQGYNLLSDLCGVDYLGQEPRFMVVYNMYNIKTHDRLRVKVPVEENDCRVDTVCGVWATANWLERECWDLMGISFNNHPDLRRILMAADWEGHPLRKDYPLQGPDREPYQGRLS
- a CDS encoding RnfABCDGE type electron transport complex subunit G, translated to MKEMFRLAFVLTLIAAGAGLVLSLVETVTREPIAEQRRLETLRALQAVRPPIDNSPDADTVALSVGRDRKGRELTRTFYRGRRGEDLAGVAFKVTAPDGYSGNITIMVGVEPDGTVAGIEILSHAETPGLGDKIEEPWFKDTFRGKNLDNADWRVKKDGGDFDQITGATISPRATVGAVRSGLEYYRQHRDEIAGTKGGTQ
- the rsxC gene encoding electron transport complex subunit RsxC, with product MKLKTFPGGLHPPDNKKWTADKAVEDCPLPEELIIPLSQHIGAPAEVCVEKGDRVLKGQVIGRAKGFVSVPVHASTSGEVVAVEPRPHAWGKDLPAVVIRPDGEDALEGLEGADPASLGIDEIRDRIRDAGVVGMGGATFPTHVKLCPPEEKPIDTLVLNGVECEPYLTADHRLMLEETEKVLDGIDILRRVLGVSRAIVGIEANKPDAIETMARAGASRDIEVAALEVKYPQGAEKQLIKALTGREVPSGGLPMDVGVVVQNVGTAAAVSDAVMRGLPLVERIATVSGSAVAEPKNLRVRVGTPLRHMVEFCGGLVGEPAKIIMGGPMMGLAQLSLEVPATRGTSGLLLFSEKDVARSPEGPCIRCGRCVQVCPARIMPTTIAAYARLDMADEAEGYDALDCIECGCCAYTCPAAIPLVQAIRHAKAAILAKRRKV
- the nuoD gene encoding NADH dehydrogenase (quinone) subunit D; its protein translation is MATTEIMTVNMGPQHPSTHGVLQLILELDGEVVKKATPHIGFLHRGVEKLSEHRTYHQVLPLTDRLDYLAPMHNNLGYVLAVEKLVGITDVIPDRAQTVRVLMAELTRLKSHLIWLACHALDIGAMTVFLYCFREREHIMEFYEKLSGARMTSNYFRIGGLSADLPDGFEREVREFIDTMPGHIDTYEGLLTGNKIWQKRTQGVGVISAEDAIDLGVTGPSLRGSGVDWDLRRDNPYSGYENYDFEVIVEQDCDTWARYHARLKEMRESVKIIRQALDRLKPGPILADCPKICLPPKEDTVNSIEGLIHHFKIVSEGFKAEPGEVYVGVENPKGEVGYYLISDGSAKPYRMKIRPASFINLQALPKMCEGSLIADVVAVIGTLDIVLGEIDR
- the nuoE gene encoding NADH-quinone oxidoreductase subunit NuoE gives rise to the protein MSEVADNVQEEEVDLTGANQVIDKFLDMKGALMPVLQGIQEFYGYVPEPTVDLVAERLNVYSSQIYGVLTFYAQFHLKPRGKYIIRVCMGTACHVKGAGRIGDTIQERLGIGHAETTEDLLFTAEYVACIGACGMAPVIMVNDDTYGSISVQKTDEVIEKYKALG
- a CDS encoding electron transport complex subunit E — protein: MSLMREFSKGLWRENAVFKLLLGLCPALAVTTSAENGAGMGLATTFVLICSNVVVALLRKVIPAKVRIPAFIVIIASFVTVVQLTMEAYLYDLHKALGIFIPLIVVNCLILGRAEAFASKRPLVPSVVDGVGMGLGFTLALFVLGAVREVFGSGTLLGISLFGGGYQPFLLMILPPGAFISLGFLLAAMNRVEAARK
- a CDS encoding RnfABCDGE type electron transport complex subunit D, with translation MEKQLYLSSSPHIQGGESTDKVMRAVIYALLPACAVSVYFFGLPALLVLTLCTAGCVAFEALCQKAMGRPVTVADGSAALTGILLALNLPPQSPWWLCLLGAAFAIVVAKQVYGGLGYNPFNPALVARVVLLISFPVQMTSWTAPAPLFSGIDAVTAATPLGEWKTAVMLTGRLPEGLNGGLGSYFLGNMGGCIGEVSALALLLGAVYLFWKRILTWHTPLSYVGTVVVLSGIFWMVDPGRYPSPLFHLLTGGMVLGAFFMATDMVSSPVTGRGMVVFGVGCGVITVLIRLFGGYPEGVSFAILLMNAATPLIDRYTRPRKFGHVPGGA
- a CDS encoding NADH-quinone oxidoreductase subunit B, yielding MGVEQTLGNNFITTSLDKLVNWSRSRSLWPMTFGLACCAIEMMATGAARFDLDRFGVLFRASPRQADVIIIAGTATKKMLPVIKTVYEQMPEPRYVIAMGACACSGGVFDTYSTVQGIDEELPVDVYIPGCPPRPEGLLYGLMKLQEKIMKEQNSFGSALGVGERVSGA
- a CDS encoding NADH-quinone oxidoreductase subunit A: MLESYLPILVLVAFAFAFAAGSVVFSRLIGQKKPTAVKLAPYECGMPLIGTARERVSIKFYIVAMLFILFDIEAVFLYPWAVVFKKLGMFGFIEMGVFVGILLVGYVYVWKKGALEWE